In the genome of Acidobacteriota bacterium, the window GCGCGAGGCGCCGTAGAAGTCCGGCGTCGCCGAACCGGTCGGCGCGAACAGCAGGCCGCGCTCGGCGTCGAGCGCCATACCGGTCCAGGTGTTGGCGCCGCCGGCCACCTCGAGCGCGCCGTCCGCCCAGGTCTCCGAGCCCGGCTCGCCCGGCCGCGGGACGTTCTGGTGGCGCCAGACCAGCGCGCCGTCGATGGCGCTGTAGGCCGAGATGGCGCCCGGCAGCGCGCCGGCCGCCTCGCTCGTCGAGAACCCCATCACGATCAGGTCCTCGAACACGATGCCCGGCACCGTCACGCGAAGCGGGCCCTCGCCCTCCACGGTTGCCGAGAGGTCGACGACACCGTTTTCGCCGAAATCGATGACGGGCTGGCCCGCGGCCGGGTCGAGCGCGACCAGTGCGTCGTTGCCCGTGAAGAAGAGGCGCGCCGCCGTGCCGCTGTCGGTCTCACGTTCCCACCACATCAGTCCCCGTTGGGGCGCGCCCTCGATGCCCGGGTCGTAGCGCCACAGTTCCTCGCCGGTGGCGGCGTCCAGCGCGAAGGCGACGAGCCGCGGCGACAGTCCGTAGAGCACCCCGTCGACGACCAGCGGGCTCGTGTACATGGTCGAGTTGCCCGCCCGCAGCTCGCCGGAGTCGTAGGTCCAGGCGACCTCCAGTTCGGCGACGTTCTCGGGCGTTATCTGATCGAGCGGCGAGTAGTGCCGGCGGGCCACGTCGCCGAGGTAGGTGTCCCAGTCGGCGTTCTGCGCCTCGGAAACGGATCCGGACAGCGCGAGCAGGGTAAGCAGTATGGCGGTCGAGCGGCTGGAATGTGTCACGGCGACACTATGCCGCATCCGGCGCGGTCGTGTCGACATCCGGCGCGGCGTGGGGTTCCGCGCCGCGGAGGATGATGACGCGCCCAGACGAGATTCGTCTGCGCGAGATCCACGGTGCTATCCTGCCAGACCGGCCTCGAATGCGCTCGGGGACCGGCGCGGCAGAATACACATGAGGACACACACGATGCGGGTGAGGTGGAGCGTAGCGGTTTGTGCCATCCTGGCGGGCATGGCGATCCGATGCACCAGCGGGACCGCGGTCGGCGTCGGTCCGGGCGTTGCGCTGGATCTGGCCGAGCAGCGGGCCGCCACGATTTTCAACGTTCACTACGACATCCGATTCGTCGTTCCGGCAGAGCGCGGGCAACCGATCACGGGAAGCCTGACCACGTCGTTCACGCTCACCGAAACCGGTCCCGTGGTCTTCGACTTCGCCCAGCCCGCGGAGGGCGTCCACGCGGTCCGGGTCGCCGGCGAAACCGTCGACTTCGAGGCGCGCGACGAGCACGTCATCCTCGCGGCGGCAGCGACCTCGCCGGGACACAATGTCGTCGACCTCGAGTTCACGGCGGGAGACGGCTCGCTCAACCGCCAGGACGACTTCCTCTATGCCCTGTTCGTGCCGGACCGGGCGCGCGTCGCCTTTCCCCTCTTCGACCAGCCGAACCTGAAAGCGCGGTTCCGCCTGCAGCTCGATGTGCCGGCGGCGTGGCGCGCGGTGGCCAACGGTTCCCTCGCCTCCCGGGAGGAGCGCGGCGGCCGGGCGTTGCTCACCTTCACCGAGACCGAAGCGATCAGCAGCTATCTGTTCTCCTTCGCGGCGGGAGACTTCCAGGTGGAGGAAGCCGAGCGCGACGGGCGGCGGATGGCGATGTACCACCGCGAGACCGACCGCGAGCGCCTGGAGCGCAACGTCGGCCCCATCTTCGATCTGCACGCATCGGCCCTGGCCTGGCTCGAGGAGTACACCGGGATCCCGTTCCCGTTCGAGAAGTTCGACTTCGTGCTCGTCCCGGCCTTCCAGTACGGCGGCATGGAGCACCCGGGCGCCATCTTCTACCGGGCGGATTTGCTGCTGCTCGACGAGAGCGCCACCCAGCACGCGTACCTGGGGCGGGCCAGCCTCATCGCCCACGAGACCGCCCACCAGTGGTTCGGCGACCTCGTGACGATGACGTGGTTCGACGACGTGTGGATGAAGGAGACGTTCGCCAACTTCCTGGCGGCAAAGATCGTCAACCCGGCGTTTCCGGACGTGGACCACGATCTGCGGTTCCTGCTCGCGCACTTTCCGGCGGCGTACGGCGTCGACCGCACAGCCGGAGCCAACCCGATCCGCCAGCCGCTCGAGAACCTGAACGAGGCCGGGACGCTCTACGGAGCCATCATCTACCAGAAGGCCCCGATCGTCTTCGCCCACCTGGAGCGGCTGATCGGGGAGGACGCGCTGCGCGAGGGGTTGCGCGAGTACCTGGCCTCGCACGCCTACGCCAACGCGAGCTGGAGGGACCTGATCGCGATTCTCGACGGTCGTACGGCAGAGGACCTCGCCGCGTGGAGCCGGACGTGGGTGGAAGAGAGCGGGCGGCCGCGGGTGGAGGTGGCGCTGGAGACCGACGGCGACACGATCGCCAGGCTGGCGGTTCGTCAGTCGGACCCGACAGGGGCGGGACGCCTGTGGAACCAGCGACTCGACCTGCGGTTGGGTTACCGCGGTGGCGCCTCGAACGCGGAGGTGAGTGCCCTGGAGGTTCACTTGCGAGATGCCGAGGCAGTGGTCGCCGACGCGGCCGGCCTGCCTGCGCCCGACTACGTGCTCGCCAACGGCGGCGGCCTCGGCTACGGGCTGATGGTGCTGGGGGAGCGAACGCGGGACTACCTGCTCGCGGAGTTGCCCGGCATCGACGACGCCCTGACGCGGGCCATAGCCTGGATATCGCTGTGGGAGTCGCTTCTCGAAGGCGATGTGGAACCCGAAGCGCTCATCGAACTGGCGAGGCGGGCACTCCCCGCAGAGACGGACGAGCAGAACGTCTTCCGCATGCTCGGCTATCTCGACTCGGCGTACTGGCGCTACCTGACGCCGGAGCGGCGCGCGGCGCTGGCGCCGGCGATCGAGGACCTGCTGTGGCGCGGAACCGCGACGGCCGGGAGCCGCAGCCTGGCCGCTGCCTGGTTCGGCGCGTACCGCAACGTTGCGCTGTCGGCCGAGGCGGTCGCACGGCTCGAGCGCATCTGGAGAAAAGAGGAGGAAGTGCCCGGCGTGCCGCTCGCCGAGCGGGACTTCACCGCCATCGCCCAGGGCCTTGCGGTGCGGGGCGTGCAGGGCAGCGCCGGGATTCTCGCCGCGCAGCGCGACCGCATCGACAACCCGGATCGCCGCGCCGCGTTCGAGTTCGTCATGCCGGCGCTGTCGGCCGAGCCGGACGTGCGCGGCGCCTTCTTCGATTCACTTCGAGATCCCGTCAACCGGGCGCGCGAGCCGTGGGTTCTGACGGCGCTCCGGTTCTTGCATCATCCGCTGCGCGCGCGCGAGTCGGAGATCCATCTCCGACCGAGTCTCGACCTGCTGGAGGAGATCCAGCGCACCGGCGACATCTTCTTTCCCCTGAGCTGGCTCCAGACCACGCTCGACGGCCATCAGACCGCCACTGCCGCCGCCATCGTCGAGCAGTACCTGGCGGAGCGCCCGGACCTGGCGCCGCGGCTGCGCGCCAAGGCGCTGCAGGCGGCCGACGGGCTGCTGCGCGCCGCGCGGATGGTCGACGGTTCTCACTGAACCCGATGTCGGCCGGCCGACATCAGCCGTCCCAGCCACAGCGCGGCTGCGATGCCGGCGCCGCACTTGGCGAGCTCCAACAGCGTGTACGCCGCGTGGAGAACACCGAACGTGCCGACGGCCGGCGGCGGCGGGTCGCGCGGGACGAAGTCGATGCTGCGGCCGATGGCGAGAATCTGCGGCGTGATCGCGACGGTCAGGACGACCACCACGGCGAGCATCGCCAGGAGCATCCAGCGTAGCCGCACCGCCGCCGGCGAGCGCAATCCCCATACCAGCCAGAGCACCGCGCCGCCGAGGCCGAGCTGCGCGACGTTCCAGAGCTGAAAGAACAGCCTGTTGAG includes:
- a CDS encoding aminopeptidase; this translates as MAIRCTSGTAVGVGPGVALDLAEQRAATIFNVHYDIRFVVPAERGQPITGSLTTSFTLTETGPVVFDFAQPAEGVHAVRVAGETVDFEARDEHVILAAAATSPGHNVVDLEFTAGDGSLNRQDDFLYALFVPDRARVAFPLFDQPNLKARFRLQLDVPAAWRAVANGSLASREERGGRALLTFTETEAISSYLFSFAAGDFQVEEAERDGRRMAMYHRETDRERLERNVGPIFDLHASALAWLEEYTGIPFPFEKFDFVLVPAFQYGGMEHPGAIFYRADLLLLDESATQHAYLGRASLIAHETAHQWFGDLVTMTWFDDVWMKETFANFLAAKIVNPAFPDVDHDLRFLLAHFPAAYGVDRTAGANPIRQPLENLNEAGTLYGAIIYQKAPIVFAHLERLIGEDALREGLREYLASHAYANASWRDLIAILDGRTAEDLAAWSRTWVEESGRPRVEVALETDGDTIARLAVRQSDPTGAGRLWNQRLDLRLGYRGGASNAEVSALEVHLRDAEAVVADAAGLPAPDYVLANGGGLGYGLMVLGERTRDYLLAELPGIDDALTRAIAWISLWESLLEGDVEPEALIELARRALPAETDEQNVFRMLGYLDSAYWRYLTPERRAALAPAIEDLLWRGTATAGSRSLAAAWFGAYRNVALSAEAVARLERIWRKEEEVPGVPLAERDFTAIAQGLAVRGVQGSAGILAAQRDRIDNPDRRAAFEFVMPALSAEPDVRGAFFDSLRDPVNRAREPWVLTALRFLHHPLRARESEIHLRPSLDLLEEIQRTGDIFFPLSWLQTTLDGHQTATAAAIVEQYLAERPDLAPRLRAKALQAADGLLRAARMVDGSH